The window CATCCGGCCGTCCGGGCGCTGGTGCGGCGGATGCGGCGTCGATACCCGAACGCCCGGGGGCACCCGCCCATCCGCTGGCCCCGCTTCGTCCTGGCCGGCTACGCCCTCCTGAGCGCCATCGCCCTGATCCTGATCCTCTACGGGCTGCGGCCGGGCCACCCGCTCGAGCCCCCAGCGGCTGCGGATCCCCCTGTGGGGATGGCGGAGGAAGCCGGGACGATGAGGAAGGGTCAGGAAGAGGAGCCCACCCCGGAAGGCGTGACGCCGTCCCCTGCCCCCCCAAGTCCGACGCCGACCGCCGCCTTGATCCCCCCAACGCCGACCGCGCGCCCTTCGCCCACGGCCTCGCCGACGCGGCGGCCCGCGCCCACCGCAACGCCCCGGCCGCGCCCAACGGCCTCTCCCTCCCCCATGCCCGGCCCGCCCTTCCCCGGGCGCTGGATCCTGGTGGATCTCAGCGATCAGGAGCTCATCGCCTACGAAGGGGAGACTCCGATCCTGCGGACGAAGGTCTCCACCGGGCGGGCCCGCACGCCCACCGTGGTGGGGGTCTTCCACATCTATCTCAAGCTGCGATCGCAGACGATGCGCGGCCCGGACTACTACCTGCCGAACGTCCCTTATGTGATGTATTTCCACCAGGGCTACGCCCTGCACGGCACTTACTGGCACAACCGCTTCGGCCAGCCGATGAGCCACGGCTGCGTCAACCTGCCCACGCCGATCGCGGAGCAGTTGTATCAGTGGGCGGACATCGGGACGCCGGTGGTGGTGCAGCCGTGAGGGCTCCGGAGCGGGGAGCCATCCAGGCAGGCCGTTCGCTGAAGCAGTGCGGCGGGCTGCTGTAGGGCAACTGCTCGCAGTTGCCCTACATGATCCCGGCGTGGGTTTTTGTCTGCTTCCGCCCCGGCGGATTAAGATGGATAAGATGCTCACGGGAGAGGAAGAGGCGCATGGAGCCGCAGGTGTGGAGGACGTGGGCGGAAACCCGAACGTCAGCGCCGGATTCGGACCGGCTGGCGGAGGCGGTGGAGGCGCTGCTGCGGGCGCTGGGAGAGGATCCGGATCGCGAAGGGCTGCGCCGCACCCCGGCCCGGGTGGCGGCCATGCTCCAGGAGGTGCTGGCCGGCTACTGGATGGACCCGGCCGAGCTGATCAATGGGGCGATCTTCGAGGCCGAGGACAACGACCTGGTCCTGGTGCGGGACATCGAGTTCTACAGCATGTGCGAGCATCACCTGCTGCCGTTCTACGGCCGGGTCCACGTGGCCTATATCCCCGATGGCCGGATCATCGGCCTCTCCAAGATCCCCCGCATCGTGGAGCTGTTCGCCCGCCGCCTGCAGGTTCAGGAGCGCATGACGCGACAGATCGCGGACTTCCTGGAGCGGGTGCTGCAGCCCCGGGGCGTGGCGGTCATCGTGGAGGCCGCCCACCTGTGCACCATGATGCGCGGCGTGCGCAAGTCCGGCGCCCGCATGGTCACCCAGGCCCTCACCGGCGTCTTCCGCACCGACCCCCGGCTCCGCAGCGAGCTCCGCATCCACCTGCGCCACCCGGACCGCGATGCGGCGGGATGACCCGCTCATCACAACCAGATCAATCGACGCTCCCACGGGTCCGGCCGACGAGGAGAGGTCTCAGGACCCCCAAGCTGAACCCCGCCACACCGAGCAGCGTGACGATCCCGCCTGCGATCAGGCTGGATGGGAAATACACCCAGCGCACCCGATGGACCCCCGCCGGAACGGCGATGGCCTGGAAGAGGCCGTTGGCCGGATAAACGGGAACCGCCCGCCCGTCCACCCACGCTCGCCACCCGGGATCGTAAGACTCCAGGAGCACCAGCCACCCCGCCCGCTCCAGACGGACCTCCGCCTCCCGGGCCTCCGGGGTGAAGTGGATCCAGCGGACCTCCCCACGACACGGGCCTTCCTCCGGCCCCGCCCCCCTTTCCCCTTCGCCTTCGATCACCACACGCCGCGCGGGATCGAAGGCGGGATCCGTCAGGCGAGCCATCGCCGCTTCTTCCCCACGGACGAAATCGGCCGCGCACACGCCATACAGCCGCGGGAGCGCCCGTCGGAACTCGTAGATCTTGACGTCCCCGGCATACCGCAGGGCGAAGGCGCCTCCCGGGCTCAGCACCAGCGCCTGGAACGCCCCCGTCCGTCCGTCCACCAGCGCCCCGCCCGTCACCCGCCATCCACCTCGGGCGCAGGCCTCCGGATCCGAGCGCAACACCACGGAGACCACCCGGCGGGGAGCCTCCCAGCGAACGATGGAGGGCCGCCCGGCCTCCCCCGCCGCCACCGGAAGCCGGAGGACCTCCCCATCGGCCAGCTCCAGCTCGGCGGTCCCGAACCGGGCGCCGGGAGGGAACGAGGACGCCATCCGCAAGCGAAGCTCCGTGGCCTCAAACGGGGAGAATGGCCCCGCCGCGATGGCCTCCGGGCCGCAGGCGTCCGCGGTCAGGCCGCCGTCGTAGAACACGCCGTCCACCCACTCGTCCCGCAGGCGATCCGTCACGATCCAGCGCACGCCCAGCACCTGCAGCCAGCGGGGCTCCGGGATCCCGGGCAAGCTCTCCCAGAGCCGCCCGTCCCGGAGCAGGCGGTCCGCCGGGACGAAGCGCTGGGCCAGGGCGATGAACCGCCGCAACGGCAACACGCCGCCGTCGTAGCCATCCACCGTCGGAAGGCCCCACGCCATGGGCAGGTTGGGGATCAGGGCCTCCCGCTGCTTCAGCGCCACCAGGAACTCCTCGAAGGCCTCGGGCGGAAGCCGATCTCCGAAGAGGCTCCGCCACTCCCCCAGATCCCCGGGGTCGAACCGCAGGTCCACCACGCTCAGGATCCGCCCCGCCCCCGGCCCCTCCGTCCGCACGAGGTCCTCCATCACATAAGCCGGGAGACGGGGAAAGGACCAGGCCTCCGGGGGGACGAGGCGGTTGAGGGGCCGCCCCCACGCGGCGCCGATGAGCTCCGCCGCCCACAACCCCAGCCACAGGGCCCGGGGCGCCCGACGCCCGACGAGGAGCAGTCCGAGGCCGGCCAGGGCGATCCACCCGATCAGCCGCCCGCCCTCCACCGGCCCCAGGGGGCCGGTCATCCCGGCGGGGCGCAGCGGGGCCGCCGCCACGGCGAGGCCGATCAGGGCGAGCACCCCCAGCGCCCACATCCCCGCCCGCCGGATCGAGAGCCCCCGAAGGCCGCCATCGAACCCCTCCCCGATCCCCAGGGCGGCCCCGAAGGCCCAGAGGGCCAGCCAGCGGGCCGGGACCCGGAAGGCGCGCAGCGGCGGCAACGCCCCGACCAGCCCGACGTAGAGCGGGTTATAGGCACCCCAGGCGAAGAACAGCCCGACCCCGGCGATCACCGGCCACCGCCCCCGGCCGAGGCCGGCGGCCAGGGCCAGCAGCCCCAGGACCCCCACATCGGCCGTGAACTCGGTGAAGGCCGGCGCCTCCCGACCGGGGAGAATGGATCGACCCAGCCAGAGCGGCGAAAGCGAAAAGGAAAGGGCTTCGTTCAGGGGGAGGCCGCCGGCGCGGATGGAGCGCCCGGCCAGCTCCAGGGCCGGGACCCACTGGACGGCGCTCAGGGCCAGCGCCAGCGCCCCGCCCAGCCCCCCGGGCCCCCAGGCGTGGAGCCAGGCCCTTCCCGATCGCGCCTCCCGCCACGGCGGCGCGAAGAGGAAGGCCAGCGCCGTCCAGCTCAGGAACACCGTCTGGGCGTGGCCGCACAGCCACTGCA is drawn from Thermoflexus hugenholtzii and contains these coding sequences:
- a CDS encoding L,D-transpeptidase — translated: MSGGSQDGKALRAVRRALQASSPAEALWWTAQAYRAAPTHPAVRALVRRMRRRYPNARGHPPIRWPRFVLAGYALLSAIALILILYGLRPGHPLEPPAAADPPVGMAEEAGTMRKGQEEEPTPEGVTPSPAPPSPTPTAALIPPTPTARPSPTASPTRRPAPTATPRPRPTASPSPMPGPPFPGRWILVDLSDQELIAYEGETPILRTKVSTGRARTPTVVGVFHIYLKLRSQTMRGPDYYLPNVPYVMYFHQGYALHGTYWHNRFGQPMSHGCVNLPTPIAEQLYQWADIGTPVVVQP
- the folE gene encoding GTP cyclohydrolase I FolE, which codes for MEPQVWRTWAETRTSAPDSDRLAEAVEALLRALGEDPDREGLRRTPARVAAMLQEVLAGYWMDPAELINGAIFEAEDNDLVLVRDIEFYSMCEHHLLPFYGRVHVAYIPDGRIIGLSKIPRIVELFARRLQVQERMTRQIADFLERVLQPRGVAVIVEAAHLCTMMRGVRKSGARMVTQALTGVFRTDPRLRSELRIHLRHPDRDAAG
- a CDS encoding YfhO family protein, with product MKIDRRMSMNRWLQDVAAWGLITAFLLLALAPLLVSPGILMRGDVALYFYPYWEAAARATREGRLPLWNPDLFAGAPFLANPQVGFFYPPNRLLSGMPAPQALKGSILLHALWAAWGMYGLMRRRGARPGGALAAALAYAMGGYVLAQAEHINQFQALAWLPWMGWAWAARCPLALGLAGAMQWLCGHAQTVFLSWTALAFLFAPPWREARSGRAWLHAWGPGGLGGALALALSAVQWVPALELAGRSIRAGGLPLNEALSFSLSPLWLGRSILPGREAPAFTEFTADVGVLGLLALAAGLGRGRWPVIAGVGLFFAWGAYNPLYVGLVGALPPLRAFRVPARWLALWAFGAALGIGEGFDGGLRGLSIRRAGMWALGVLALIGLAVAAAPLRPAGMTGPLGPVEGGRLIGWIALAGLGLLLVGRRAPRALWLGLWAAELIGAAWGRPLNRLVPPEAWSFPRLPAYVMEDLVRTEGPGAGRILSVVDLRFDPGDLGEWRSLFGDRLPPEAFEEFLVALKQREALIPNLPMAWGLPTVDGYDGGVLPLRRFIALAQRFVPADRLLRDGRLWESLPGIPEPRWLQVLGVRWIVTDRLRDEWVDGVFYDGGLTADACGPEAIAAGPFSPFEATELRLRMASSFPPGARFGTAELELADGEVLRLPVAAGEAGRPSIVRWEAPRRVVSVVLRSDPEACARGGWRVTGGALVDGRTGAFQALVLSPGGAFALRYAGDVKIYEFRRALPRLYGVCAADFVRGEEAAMARLTDPAFDPARRVVIEGEGERGAGPEEGPCRGEVRWIHFTPEAREAEVRLERAGWLVLLESYDPGWRAWVDGRAVPVYPANGLFQAIAVPAGVHRVRWVYFPSSLIAGGIVTLLGVAGFSLGVLRPLLVGRTRGSVD